In Flavobacteriales bacterium, a single window of DNA contains:
- a CDS encoding nucleotide exchange factor GrpE — protein sequence MGSTKEEELNAQWPTGSEQNEPMENGDNLNADTAENENESADPTESADPLEVLQEDYRALNDKYLRLYSDFENFRRRTAKERLDLLKSAGEDVFKILLPIVDDFERASKNMETATDVPSVKAGVELIHHKLVKELENKGLKPMQSMGEVFDSEIHEAITQIPAPSKDMKGKVVDVLEKGYFMNDKVIRFAKVVVGA from the coding sequence ATGGGAAGTACGAAGGAAGAAGAGTTGAATGCTCAATGGCCGACCGGATCGGAACAGAACGAACCGATGGAAAACGGAGATAACTTGAATGCTGATACGGCAGAAAACGAGAACGAATCAGCTGATCCGACCGAAAGCGCTGATCCGTTGGAAGTGCTTCAGGAAGATTACAGGGCATTGAACGATAAGTACCTGAGGCTGTATTCCGATTTCGAGAATTTCAGAAGAAGAACGGCAAAAGAAAGATTGGATCTTCTGAAATCTGCAGGCGAAGATGTGTTCAAGATCCTGTTGCCAATTGTAGATGATTTTGAACGCGCCAGCAAGAATATGGAAACGGCTACAGATGTTCCGAGTGTGAAAGCTGGCGTTGAACTGATTCATCATAAACTTGTTAAGGAACTCGAAAACAAAGGACTGAAGCCAATGCAAAGTATGGGCGAGGTGTTTGATTCGGAAATTCATGAAGCCATTACGCAGATTCCCGCACCTTCTAAAGACATGAAAGGCAAAGTGGTTGACGTATTGGAAAAAGGTTATTTCATGAACGACAAGGTGATTCGGTTTGCCAAAGTTGTTGTTGGTGCATAG
- a CDS encoding carboxypeptidase-like regulatory domain-containing protein — MALVKGPSAGTGVASTVIELGVYIYDEETELPREGAQFTVLNAPNGTVISAVTNADGLLNLKIVDYAPHATVMLQGEVTLDGYEPESGDIELTAGHFYSIDVPMKQAP; from the coding sequence TTGGCGCTGGTGAAAGGGCCAAGTGCAGGAACGGGGGTGGCTTCCACGGTGATCGAGCTTGGGGTCTATATCTATGACGAAGAAACGGAACTGCCGCGGGAAGGCGCACAGTTCACAGTGCTGAATGCTCCCAACGGGACGGTGATCAGTGCGGTGACGAATGCCGATGGGCTGCTGAATCTGAAAATAGTGGACTATGCCCCTCATGCAACGGTGATGCTGCAAGGAGAGGTCACGCTGGATGGCTATGAGCCGGAGTCGGGAGACATCGAGCTGACGGCAGGGCATTTCTATTCCATTGATGTTCCGATGAAGCAAGCGCCCTAG